From the genome of Microbacterium lacus, one region includes:
- the cofD gene encoding 2-phospho-L-lactate transferase has protein sequence MTRVVVLAGGVGGSRFCLGMRAALQGRADAGSAASAPFTIVVNTGDDLWLSGVRLQPDVDSIVYALAGVNDTERGWGRAGDSERVNHELQAWGAGWPWFTLGDLDLGTHLARTGWLRDGLTPTEVVARLSARWPLGARLLPMTDAEVDTYVTVADPGERTMHFQEWWTRHRAALAPVRFENPGIAAAVPAPGVAEAIAEADVVVLAPSNPVVSIGPILAVPGIREALRSTAARVVGVSPIIGGRVVRGMADVCLTAIGVETSASAVAAHYGARAAGGVLDAWLLAEEDAADADAVRGLGIHPVVTPLWMRDLPTSAALADAALAAARATS, from the coding sequence TTGACCCGCGTCGTCGTCCTCGCCGGCGGTGTCGGGGGCTCGCGGTTCTGCCTCGGCATGCGTGCCGCGCTGCAGGGGCGAGCGGATGCCGGGAGTGCAGCATCCGCCCCGTTCACGATCGTGGTGAACACCGGTGACGACCTGTGGCTGTCGGGCGTGCGCCTGCAGCCCGACGTGGACTCGATCGTGTACGCGCTCGCCGGCGTGAACGACACCGAGCGCGGGTGGGGCCGCGCGGGCGACAGCGAGCGGGTCAATCACGAGCTGCAGGCCTGGGGCGCCGGGTGGCCGTGGTTCACGCTCGGCGACCTGGACCTCGGCACGCACCTCGCCCGCACCGGGTGGCTGCGCGACGGACTCACCCCGACCGAGGTCGTCGCCCGCCTGTCGGCGCGCTGGCCGCTCGGAGCCCGGCTGCTGCCGATGACCGACGCCGAGGTCGACACGTACGTGACGGTCGCCGATCCCGGCGAGCGCACGATGCACTTCCAGGAGTGGTGGACCCGGCATCGGGCCGCGCTGGCGCCTGTGCGGTTCGAGAACCCCGGAATCGCCGCGGCGGTGCCGGCACCGGGCGTCGCCGAGGCGATCGCCGAGGCCGACGTCGTGGTCCTCGCGCCGTCGAATCCGGTCGTCTCGATCGGCCCGATCCTCGCCGTCCCCGGCATCCGCGAGGCGCTGCGGTCCACCGCCGCCCGCGTCGTCGGGGTCTCGCCGATCATCGGCGGCCGGGTGGTTCGCGGCATGGCGGACGTGTGCCTGACCGCGATCGGGGTCGAGACCTCCGCGTCCGCGGTCGCCGCGCACTACGGCGCGCGCGCCGCGGGCGGCGTTCTGGATGCGTGGCTCCTCGCCGAGGAGGACGCGGCCGACGCCGATGCGGTGCGGGGGCTCGGCATCCACCCCGTCGTCACGCCGCTCTGGATGCGCGATCTCCCCACGTCGGCGGCCCTCG